The following are encoded in a window of Amycolatopsis lexingtonensis genomic DNA:
- a CDS encoding response regulator yields the protein MRVVIAEDDALLREGLALLLKTSGIEVAATVDNAEDFLAFVETDRPDAVVMDVRMPPTHRDEGLRAAVRAREIHPGLPVLVLSAHVETSYAVELLADGVGGVGYLLKERVGKVERFVDALQRVAKGGTAMDPEVIGQLMARRRAADPLAALTAREREVLALMAEGYNNGTIAELLVVSDGAVLKHIRNIFAKLGLPSDEGGGHRRVLAVLAYLQRDAG from the coding sequence ATGCGGGTCGTGATCGCCGAGGACGACGCGCTGCTGCGCGAAGGTCTCGCGCTGCTGCTGAAGACGTCGGGCATCGAGGTGGCCGCCACGGTCGACAACGCCGAGGACTTCCTCGCGTTCGTCGAAACCGACCGCCCGGACGCCGTCGTGATGGACGTGCGGATGCCGCCGACCCACCGCGACGAGGGACTGCGCGCCGCCGTGCGGGCCCGCGAGATCCACCCGGGCCTGCCGGTGCTGGTGCTGTCCGCGCACGTGGAGACGAGCTACGCGGTCGAGCTGCTCGCCGACGGCGTCGGCGGGGTCGGCTACCTGCTGAAGGAGCGCGTCGGCAAGGTCGAGCGGTTCGTCGACGCGCTCCAGCGGGTCGCCAAGGGCGGCACGGCGATGGACCCCGAGGTGATCGGCCAGCTGATGGCCCGCCGCCGGGCCGCCGACCCGCTGGCCGCGTTGACCGCACGGGAGCGCGAAGTGCTGGCGCTGATGGCCGAGGGCTACAACAACGGCACGATCGCGGAGCTCCTCGTCGTCAGCGACGGCGCGGTGCTCAAGCACATCCGCAACATCTTCGCGAAGCTCGGCCTGCCCTCCGACGAAGGCGGCGGGCACCGGCGGGTGCTGGCCGTGTTGGCGTACCTGCAGCGGGACGCGGGGTAG
- a CDS encoding MFS transporter yields the protein MGTSEFMLAGLVPGIAAAFDVSLAHAGYLTSAFAAGMVGGAPVMAALSRSWRRRTALLCFLAVFVAMHVVGGLTTSFGVLVATRLVAAVANAGFLAVALTAATALARTGRALAVLLGGSTVACVVGVLGGALLGWRPAFWAVALLCLPAFAALWWIPDTAAGPKPDGLRAELAVLRPLAGVLLAGALVNAATFGVFTYLAPVAAGVAPVPVVLGAFGVGCFAGITTAGRLADRWPGRVVAAGGPLLLAGWVALALAADVPAVLVPLAFTQGALSFAVGGTVIARILRLAEGAPTMKGSYATAALNVGATAGPVLAGAVANPFWPAAALVAGALTTYAFLRRT from the coding sequence ATGGGCACGTCCGAATTCATGCTCGCCGGGCTCGTTCCCGGCATCGCCGCCGCCTTCGACGTCTCGCTGGCGCATGCGGGGTACCTGACCTCCGCCTTCGCCGCCGGGATGGTCGGCGGGGCGCCGGTGATGGCCGCGCTTTCGCGGTCGTGGCGGCGGCGGACCGCGCTGTTGTGCTTCCTCGCCGTCTTCGTCGCCATGCACGTCGTCGGTGGCCTCACGACGTCGTTCGGTGTGCTCGTCGCGACGCGGCTCGTGGCCGCCGTCGCGAACGCCGGGTTCCTCGCCGTCGCGCTGACCGCCGCCACGGCGCTGGCGCGGACCGGGCGGGCGCTCGCCGTCCTGCTGGGTGGCTCGACCGTGGCCTGCGTCGTCGGCGTCCTGGGCGGGGCGCTGCTCGGGTGGCGGCCGGCGTTCTGGGCTGTCGCGCTGTTGTGCTTGCCCGCGTTCGCCGCGTTGTGGTGGATCCCCGACACCGCGGCGGGCCCCAAGCCGGACGGCTTGCGGGCGGAACTCGCCGTGCTGCGGCCGCTGGCCGGGGTGCTCCTCGCCGGTGCGCTCGTCAACGCGGCCACCTTCGGCGTCTTCACCTACCTGGCGCCGGTGGCCGCGGGCGTCGCGCCGGTGCCGGTCGTGCTCGGCGCCTTCGGGGTGGGGTGCTTCGCCGGGATCACCACGGCGGGGCGGCTGGCCGACCGGTGGCCCGGCCGGGTCGTCGCCGCCGGGGGTCCGCTGCTGCTCGCCGGGTGGGTCGCGCTGGCACTGGCCGCGGACGTCCCGGCGGTGCTCGTGCCCCTCGCGTTCACGCAAGGCGCGCTGTCCTTCGCCGTCGGCGGCACGGTGATCGCCCGGATCCTGCGGCTGGCCGAGGGCGCCCCGACGATGAAGGGGTCCTACGCGACCGCCGCGCTCAACGTCGGGGCGACGGCCGGTCCGGTGCTCGCCGGGGCGGTGGCGAACCCGTTCTGGCCCGCCGCCGCTCTGGTCGCCGGCGCGCTCACGACCTACGCCTTCCTGCGCCGGACGTAG